A genomic region of Micromonospora sp. NBC_01796 contains the following coding sequences:
- a CDS encoding LamG-like jellyroll fold domain-containing protein translates to MTQGGPLRWAHRLALGLILVLVATLSDVPARPLRPAEAAPAAATAPEPTCPQDRPDEVSAAVAAKLCGSRVEVAGRRTESTQVFANVDGTLTEEQSLAPVRVLRGDQWVPVDLTLQGRGDGTIAPIAHPRGLVFSGAAPVAGEHEVVSLGTGDEKVGLAWTGVLPPPVVNGRTITYPDVLPSVDLLFHAHSTGYEQHFVVKDRAGLAQVRKLTLPVRTGKLTAAGDGMGGLLFKDGAGRQISRAQTPLMWDAKVAAASGEHLNRAAVGLRTVAQGAGRTVMELTPDAKFLSRADLTFPVTIDPPTSLSPSFDAFVQNSYSSDQSGSADLKLGYSNDGGSFTARSYLRFNTSGFAGSRIMSAKLKLWNYHSWSCSAASWEAWRTDYVDSSVRWTNQPTARAKVGTSSETRGYSSSCGDGWVYVEVGGALQYSADTSATSASVMLRATSESSTSGWKRFDSAEGTHPPSVSITYNAAPGVPSALAVAPCYTACGAGARTAALRPTLSAKLVDANAGQTLQAEFVVRNKATQAVVSSSGLRSGSPAWTNGSTASWLVPVDLVNGTQYEWQVRGKDPWNYGGYTAWTTLTVDTDKPLVPFVSASVYLNDGQPHGGASAPDTFTFTPASGTNDLAAYVYRFDYDTAATTTAATGPLSVSLSPRDGHRTLTVQAKDSAGNLSNPNLYVFEAGSAALAQPLPGATIVKRTKLQITTPVAGYTRGYFEYRRGPGAATLPVPSANLTSATGAQILATAASPVSLSALGGYAVWNATDTLGLVGGVVEVRAQLYTATGTTPAYTVPWVRVTVDSNGDGAADNEVGPGSVNLLTGDYSLSSSDAEEMGLSATRSASSRSHRDGYQPMAQRLTPNQQQVSTDLTGFTVPTTSSALRSTARGQGDTTPADSLEITPVTTTSNDTYVGVGGDGGGLRLNMTAGKTYRMTGWVYVPAATGLVPGYTQRGLRIVGFYRVNGGYAEVSSKMAAYLDGWQELSVDMTVPVGATEAFFRLYNGMQGGSGRKVYWDNLSFTEIVAPFGPAWTGGASGGVADVDYTTVTFPEPSLAQVDMIGGDWITFAKNPDGVSFTPEPGSEGLVLTKVGTTAYRLVDLEGTATEFTQQGGTWAATSSWTPAAGSTSRYVYQTAGSRLLLHKVINPVEPGVDDTNQCTSAVPARGCEVLEYTYATSTTAGLSQTVFGDYTDRVSSVQLWAWDPTSSAMASSVITRYAYDNLGQLREVWDPRVTPALKTTYEYGNGRVTKVNPAGELPWMFDYGNPDVDTAALRWNLDEGSGTSVADASGSGRTGTIASGVGWGQGNDPDDPADRAATFTAGTGQQVSVANTALSNTASYTVSAWVRLNNKNGNRTAVSKDGASTSGFFLNYVMETDRWAFSRVSADNTSATPVRASSNHPTVAGQWTHLTGVYDTATAQMKLYVNGVQQSSTAATGGWNASGNYVIGRAKWAGAAANVWDGDIDDVRIYGKALNADQVADLATDENPGRLLKVRRAALQQGSTTVTDGELATNIVYNVPLTQANGGPHNLNAASAATWGQLDLPTDATAVFGPEDNPGRNSAIPASPGTGGYTYATIHYLGAGGKEVNTATPGGYIDTSEYDRFGNVVRTLQATDRALALGTLPDAATQLAELGLAGSDTASRALALSTVNRYSNDGVDLLEAVGPTGTMVLQNGLADPDGAGPREAIPSGATVIGRHREVNAYDEGKPDGATYHLVTTETRSLQIVGYPDADVRVSKKGYDPEQGGVSGWTLKVPTKTVEDARPGGQNLTSYAVHNAAGRVTANWGVGSTGTDAKNRVTIYYTAGANGQDAACGNRPEWAGEQCVVRAAGAVTGHDPSRMGAELPVRRVTSYNRYRDEAVVNETAGGRTRTTTTTYDAAGRAESTTVISDDGAPVGTVTTTYSATSGKATGTTTGSSTITRGYDLLGRLASYTDADGATTVNEFNRYGTPTKVSDPTGHTTFGYDRAVEPRGLLTSLTDSVAGTFTAGYSPDGQLTRLTYPGGLTRTDRLDTNLQPVGRTYTRDSDGAVIYSESVVENTAGQWVDHSYTGGSKIYTYDQIGRLTKAQHDSAITAGCVTRIYGYDGRANRTANATFAPAVDGTCDEQTEEASEQHTYDSADRLTDTGYGYDAFGRTTQLPDGSVNAYFANDLIQSQQLEDTRLTWTLDPALRFRGYTTETLVGGAWTGSTSKLNHYGDDSDEPRWIVEDTALGELTRIVSGPDGGVTATTGATGGVTLQLTNLHGDIAATIDPAATEPEFFDYDEWGVSMPGQADQRYGWLGGKQRSGEAVGDAILMGVRLYSPNLGRFLSVDPVFGGSCNGYEYTCADPVNNEDLDGKRFGRLCRIGNWCARAARAAGRGIGGLVRAYGRVSNYTIITGIRGIAYGIRAYRKVRNVIRNTSIRCHRFPNVGGFGCDMRYKGKRTFGLHYHKVKGKWRPHYHRRPGIGKHRPWEGGW, encoded by the coding sequence TTGACCCAGGGGGGCCCGCTGAGGTGGGCGCACCGCCTGGCGCTGGGCCTGATCCTGGTACTGGTCGCGACACTGTCCGACGTGCCGGCGCGGCCGCTCCGGCCAGCCGAGGCCGCACCGGCCGCCGCTACCGCCCCGGAGCCGACGTGTCCGCAAGATCGCCCCGACGAGGTGTCGGCGGCGGTGGCGGCGAAATTGTGTGGTTCGCGGGTGGAGGTCGCGGGTCGGCGTACGGAGTCGACGCAGGTGTTCGCGAACGTCGACGGCACGCTGACCGAGGAGCAGTCGCTGGCGCCGGTGCGGGTGCTCCGGGGCGACCAGTGGGTGCCGGTGGATCTGACCTTGCAGGGTCGGGGTGACGGCACGATCGCGCCGATCGCGCATCCGCGGGGTCTGGTGTTCTCGGGTGCCGCTCCGGTCGCTGGCGAACATGAGGTTGTCTCGCTCGGTACGGGCGACGAGAAGGTCGGGTTGGCGTGGACGGGTGTGTTGCCGCCGCCGGTCGTGAACGGTCGGACGATCACCTACCCGGATGTGTTGCCGAGTGTCGATCTGCTCTTCCACGCGCATTCCACGGGTTACGAGCAGCATTTCGTGGTGAAGGACCGGGCCGGCCTGGCGCAGGTGAGGAAGCTGACCCTGCCGGTACGTACGGGGAAGTTGACCGCTGCCGGTGACGGCATGGGCGGTCTGTTGTTCAAGGACGGGGCGGGTCGGCAGATCAGTCGGGCGCAGACGCCGCTGATGTGGGACGCGAAGGTCGCTGCCGCCTCGGGGGAGCATCTCAACCGGGCTGCGGTGGGGTTGCGGACCGTGGCGCAGGGTGCTGGCCGTACGGTGATGGAGTTGACGCCGGACGCGAAGTTCCTGTCCCGCGCGGATCTGACCTTCCCGGTGACGATCGACCCGCCGACGTCGTTGTCGCCTTCGTTCGACGCCTTCGTACAGAACAGCTACTCGAGTGACCAGTCGGGTTCGGCCGACCTGAAGCTGGGCTATTCCAACGACGGCGGATCGTTCACCGCGCGGTCGTACCTGCGGTTCAACACCTCGGGGTTTGCCGGTAGTCGGATCATGAGCGCGAAGTTGAAGTTGTGGAACTACCACTCGTGGTCGTGCAGCGCGGCGAGTTGGGAGGCGTGGCGTACCGATTATGTCGACTCGTCGGTGCGGTGGACGAATCAGCCGACGGCGCGGGCGAAGGTCGGTACGTCGTCGGAGACCAGGGGTTACAGCTCGTCGTGTGGTGATGGTTGGGTTTACGTGGAGGTCGGTGGGGCGCTGCAGTACAGCGCGGACACCTCCGCGACCAGCGCCAGCGTGATGTTGCGGGCGACGTCGGAGTCTTCGACCTCGGGGTGGAAGCGGTTCGACTCGGCCGAGGGTACGCACCCGCCGTCGGTGTCGATCACGTACAACGCGGCCCCGGGCGTTCCGTCGGCGCTGGCGGTGGCACCGTGTTACACCGCCTGTGGAGCGGGGGCGCGTACGGCCGCGCTGCGGCCGACGTTGTCGGCGAAGCTCGTGGACGCGAACGCGGGTCAGACGCTGCAAGCCGAGTTCGTGGTCCGCAACAAGGCCACCCAGGCGGTTGTCTCGTCGTCCGGGTTGCGTTCGGGTAGCCCGGCGTGGACCAACGGCTCTACCGCGTCGTGGCTGGTCCCGGTCGACCTCGTGAACGGCACCCAGTACGAGTGGCAGGTGCGGGGGAAGGACCCGTGGAACTACGGTGGTTACACGGCGTGGACGACGCTGACCGTGGACACGGACAAACCGTTGGTGCCGTTCGTGTCCGCCTCGGTGTATCTGAATGACGGGCAGCCGCACGGTGGGGCGTCCGCCCCGGACACGTTCACCTTCACCCCCGCGTCCGGCACCAACGACCTTGCCGCGTACGTGTACCGGTTCGACTACGACACGGCGGCCACGACAACCGCGGCGACCGGTCCGTTGTCGGTGTCGTTGAGCCCACGCGACGGGCATCGGACGTTGACGGTGCAGGCAAAGGACTCGGCCGGGAACCTGTCGAACCCGAACCTGTACGTCTTCGAGGCCGGCAGCGCCGCGCTGGCGCAACCACTGCCCGGGGCGACGATCGTCAAGCGGACGAAGCTCCAGATCACCACCCCGGTCGCCGGTTACACCCGGGGCTACTTCGAGTACCGGCGTGGGCCCGGCGCGGCGACGTTGCCGGTACCGTCGGCGAACCTGACCTCGGCCACCGGCGCGCAGATCCTCGCGACCGCCGCCAGCCCGGTAAGCCTCTCCGCACTGGGCGGTTACGCGGTGTGGAACGCCACCGACACCCTCGGCCTGGTCGGCGGCGTGGTCGAGGTCCGCGCCCAGCTCTACACCGCCACCGGCACCACCCCGGCGTACACCGTTCCGTGGGTCCGGGTCACCGTCGACTCCAACGGTGACGGGGCCGCCGACAACGAGGTTGGCCCCGGGTCGGTGAACCTGCTCACCGGCGACTACTCGCTCTCCTCCAGCGACGCGGAGGAGATGGGACTGAGCGCGACCCGCTCGGCCTCGTCCCGCAGCCATCGCGACGGTTACCAGCCGATGGCCCAACGCCTCACCCCGAACCAGCAGCAGGTCTCGACCGACCTGACCGGGTTCACCGTCCCGACCACCTCCTCCGCCCTGCGTTCGACGGCACGCGGGCAGGGCGACACCACTCCGGCCGACTCGTTGGAGATCACACCGGTCACCACCACCAGTAATGACACCTACGTCGGGGTGGGTGGCGACGGGGGCGGGCTGCGGCTGAACATGACCGCCGGCAAGACGTACCGGATGACGGGTTGGGTCTACGTCCCGGCGGCGACCGGCCTGGTGCCGGGATACACCCAGCGTGGCCTGCGGATCGTCGGCTTCTACCGGGTCAACGGTGGGTACGCCGAGGTGTCGTCGAAGATGGCCGCCTACCTCGACGGGTGGCAGGAACTGTCCGTCGACATGACCGTGCCGGTCGGCGCGACGGAGGCGTTCTTCCGCCTCTACAACGGCATGCAGGGCGGCTCCGGCCGCAAGGTCTACTGGGACAACCTCTCCTTCACCGAAATCGTGGCACCGTTCGGGCCCGCGTGGACCGGCGGCGCGAGCGGGGGCGTAGCGGACGTCGACTACACCACCGTCACCTTCCCGGAGCCGTCCCTGGCACAGGTGGACATGATCGGCGGCGACTGGATCACGTTCGCGAAGAACCCCGACGGAGTCAGCTTCACCCCGGAACCGGGCTCGGAGGGCCTGGTTCTGACCAAGGTCGGCACGACCGCCTACCGGCTGGTGGACCTGGAGGGGACGGCGACGGAGTTCACCCAGCAGGGCGGGACCTGGGCGGCGACCTCGTCCTGGACCCCGGCGGCGGGCAGCACCTCGCGGTACGTGTACCAGACGGCCGGCAGCCGGCTACTCCTGCACAAGGTGATCAACCCGGTCGAGCCGGGCGTCGACGACACGAACCAGTGCACGTCGGCCGTCCCCGCGCGCGGCTGCGAGGTGCTCGAATACACCTACGCGACGAGCACCACGGCCGGACTGAGCCAGACGGTGTTCGGTGACTACACCGACCGGGTCTCGTCCGTACAGTTGTGGGCCTGGGACCCGACCAGTTCCGCGATGGCCTCCAGCGTGATCACCCGCTACGCGTACGACAACCTGGGGCAGTTGCGGGAGGTCTGGGACCCCCGGGTCACCCCGGCGTTGAAGACAACCTACGAGTACGGCAACGGGCGGGTGACCAAGGTCAACCCGGCCGGTGAGCTGCCGTGGATGTTCGACTACGGCAACCCCGACGTTGACACCGCCGCCCTGCGCTGGAACCTGGACGAGGGCAGCGGCACCAGCGTGGCCGACGCCTCCGGCAGCGGACGTACCGGCACCATCGCCAGCGGCGTCGGCTGGGGCCAGGGCAACGACCCCGACGACCCCGCCGACCGGGCCGCGACCTTCACCGCCGGTACGGGCCAGCAGGTCAGCGTCGCCAACACCGCCCTGTCCAACACCGCCTCCTACACCGTCTCGGCCTGGGTACGGCTGAACAACAAGAACGGCAACCGCACCGCCGTCTCCAAGGACGGCGCAAGCACCAGCGGCTTCTTCCTCAACTACGTGATGGAAACCGACCGCTGGGCGTTCAGCCGCGTCAGCGCCGACAACACCAGCGCCACCCCGGTCCGAGCGAGCTCCAACCACCCGACCGTGGCCGGACAGTGGACCCACCTCACCGGCGTCTACGACACCGCCACCGCGCAGATGAAGCTGTACGTCAACGGCGTACAGCAGTCGTCGACCGCCGCGACCGGCGGCTGGAACGCCTCCGGCAACTACGTCATCGGCCGTGCCAAATGGGCCGGCGCCGCCGCGAACGTCTGGGACGGCGACATCGACGACGTCCGGATCTACGGCAAAGCCCTCAACGCCGACCAGGTCGCCGACCTGGCCACCGACGAAAACCCCGGCCGGCTCCTCAAGGTCCGCCGCGCCGCCCTGCAACAGGGCTCCACAACCGTCACCGACGGTGAGCTCGCCACGAACATCGTCTACAACGTCCCCCTGACCCAGGCCAACGGCGGCCCGCACAACCTCAACGCCGCCTCGGCCGCGACCTGGGGGCAGCTCGACCTGCCCACCGACGCCACCGCGGTGTTCGGGCCCGAGGACAACCCCGGCCGCAACAGCGCCATCCCCGCCTCACCCGGCACCGGCGGCTACACCTACGCCACCATCCACTACCTCGGCGCCGGGGGTAAGGAGGTCAACACCGCCACCCCCGGCGGCTACATCGACACCAGCGAGTACGACCGGTTCGGTAACGTCGTACGCACCCTGCAGGCCACCGACCGGGCACTGGCGTTGGGCACGTTGCCCGACGCGGCGACGCAGTTGGCCGAACTGGGCCTCGCCGGCTCCGACACCGCGAGCCGTGCGCTCGCCCTCTCCACCGTCAACAGGTACTCGAACGACGGTGTCGATCTACTCGAAGCCGTCGGGCCGACCGGAACCATGGTGTTGCAGAACGGGTTGGCCGATCCGGACGGAGCCGGCCCACGGGAGGCGATCCCTTCCGGCGCGACCGTGATCGGTCGACACCGGGAGGTCAACGCATACGACGAGGGCAAGCCCGACGGGGCCACGTACCACCTGGTGACGACCGAGACCAGGAGCCTGCAGATCGTCGGCTACCCGGACGCCGACGTACGGGTCAGCAAGAAGGGCTACGACCCCGAGCAGGGCGGGGTGTCCGGCTGGACGCTCAAGGTGCCGACGAAGACGGTCGAGGACGCCCGCCCCGGCGGTCAGAACCTCACCTCGTACGCGGTTCACAACGCGGCCGGCCGGGTCACGGCCAACTGGGGCGTCGGTTCGACCGGGACGGACGCGAAGAACCGGGTGACGATCTACTACACGGCCGGCGCCAACGGTCAGGACGCCGCATGCGGCAACCGGCCGGAGTGGGCGGGTGAGCAGTGCGTGGTCCGGGCGGCCGGAGCGGTGACCGGACACGACCCGTCGCGGATGGGCGCCGAGCTACCGGTGCGCCGCGTCACCAGTTACAACCGCTACCGCGACGAGGCGGTGGTGAACGAGACAGCCGGCGGCAGAACACGCACGACGACTACCACGTACGACGCGGCGGGCCGGGCGGAGAGCACCACGGTCATCTCGGACGACGGAGCCCCGGTCGGTACGGTCACCACCACCTACAGCGCGACCTCCGGCAAGGCGACCGGAACGACCACGGGCTCCTCGACCATCACCCGCGGCTACGACCTGCTCGGGCGGCTTGCGAGTTACACCGACGCCGACGGTGCCACCACCGTCAACGAGTTCAACCGGTACGGCACACCGACGAAGGTCTCCGATCCCACCGGCCACACCACCTTCGGGTACGACCGTGCTGTCGAACCTCGGGGATTGCTGACCAGCCTCACCGACAGCGTCGCTGGCACCTTCACCGCCGGCTACTCCCCGGACGGCCAGCTCACCCGACTCACGTACCCCGGTGGGTTGACCCGGACCGACCGGCTCGACACCAACCTGCAACCGGTCGGGCGCACCTACACCCGCGACTCCGACGGAGCCGTCATCTACTCCGAGTCCGTCGTGGAGAACACCGCCGGCCAGTGGGTCGACCACTCCTACACCGGTGGCAGCAAGATCTACACCTACGACCAGATCGGCCGACTGACCAAGGCCCAGCACGACAGTGCCATCACGGCGGGCTGCGTCACCCGGATCTACGGCTACGACGGGCGTGCGAACCGCACGGCCAACGCCACGTTCGCTCCCGCTGTCGACGGCACCTGCGACGAGCAGACCGAGGAGGCCAGTGAGCAGCACACCTACGACAGCGCCGATCGGCTGACCGACACCGGGTACGGCTACGACGCGTTCGGCCGTACCACGCAGTTGCCCGACGGTTCGGTCAACGCCTATTTCGCCAACGACCTCATCCAGAGCCAACAACTCGAGGACACGCGCCTCACCTGGACACTCGACCCGGCCCTGCGGTTCCGCGGCTACACGACCGAGACGCTCGTCGGCGGGGCGTGGACCGGGTCCACGTCCAAACTGAACCACTACGGCGACGACTCCGACGAGCCGCGCTGGATCGTCGAGGACACCGCGCTGGGTGAGCTGACGCGCATCGTCTCCGGCCCGGACGGTGGGGTGACCGCAACCACCGGTGCCACCGGGGGCGTGACGCTGCAATTGACCAACCTGCACGGCGACATCGCCGCCACCATCGATCCCGCTGCGACGGAGCCCGAATTCTTCGACTATGACGAATGGGGGGTGTCGATGCCGGGCCAGGCCGACCAGCGGTACGGCTGGTTGGGTGGCAAACAGCGGTCCGGTGAGGCGGTCGGCGACGCGATCCTCATGGGTGTGCGGCTCTACAGTCCCAACCTCGGCAGGTTCCTCAGCGTCGACCCGGTCTTCGGTGGAAGCTGCAACGGCTACGAGTACACCTGCGCCGACCCGGTCAACAACGAGGACCTCGACGGGAAACGGTTCGGCCGGCTCTGCCGGATCGGGAACTGGTGCGCCCGGGCCGCCCGGGCGGCCGGCCGGGGTATCGGAGGACTGGTCAGGGCGTACGGTCGGGTCTCGAACTACACCATCATCACCGGCATCCGGGGCATCGCGTACGGCATCCGGGCCTACCGGAAGGTGCGGAATGTCATCCGCAACACCAGCATTCGCTGCCACCGGTTCCCGAACGTCGGAGGCTTCGGGTGCGACATGCGGTACAAGGGAAAGCGCACCTTCGGGCTGCACTACCATAAGGTCAAGGGAAAGTGGCGGCCCCATTACCACCGGCGCCCCGGTATCGGTAAGCACCGTCCATGGGAAGGTGGCTGGTAG